From a single Rutidosis leptorrhynchoides isolate AG116_Rl617_1_P2 chromosome 5, CSIRO_AGI_Rlap_v1, whole genome shotgun sequence genomic region:
- the LOC139848605 gene encoding uncharacterized protein: protein MKILSLNIRGFAVEGKFGWVKSICYNEKPSIAVFQETKCHTLNDRWIQNLWGSNDCGFIQKEVRGNSGGLLVIWDTGCFEATEAACNDYFLVVRGKWKSSGQESVIVNVYGPHDDYRFNDFISRNNLIEIPISGKKFMRISDDGVKLSKLDRFLATDNFLHLWDDLSIVALDRRLSDHSPLILRDKFIDYGPKPFKVFDVWLDKDGVEKIIQDAWDVPIRFSRKDCNFRDRLKNVKSALKVWSASTFSSLDCEINELKRKAMEWELKAESSPLSDRDRGEWLDCRRKWIEKENIKANVLKQKARIRWILEGMKTLNSFTLPFEESIVSQI from the exons ATGAAGATTTTGTCCTTAAATATTCGTGGTTTTGCCGTCGAGGGGAAATTCGGGTGGGTCAAGAGCATTTGCTATAATGAAAAACCTAGTATTGCGGTTTTCCAAGAAACGAAGTGTCATACACTTAATGATCGTTGGATCCAAAACCTATGGGGTAGTAATGATTGCGGTTTTATCCAAAAGGAGGTTAGGGGTAATTCAGGGGGTTTGCTAGTGATTTGGGATACCGGGTGTTTTGAGGCTACTGAGGCAGCATGTAATGACTACTTTTTAGTTGTTAGAGGTAAATGGAAATCTTCCGGCCAAGAGTCTGTTATTGTTAATGTGTATGGGCCTCACGATGATT ATCGCTTTAATGACTTCATCTCAAGAAACAATTTGATTGAGATTCCGATTAGTGGGAAGAAATTTATGCGTATTAGTGATGATGGGGTTAAATTAAGCAAGTTAGATAGGTTTTTGGCAACGGATAATTTCCTCCATCTATGGGATGACCTCTCGATTGTTGCATTGGATAGAAGGCTTTCGGACCATAGTCCTCTCATTCTTCGTGACAAATTCATTGACTATGGCCCGAAGCCATTTAAAGTGTTTGATGTTTGGCTTGATAAGGATGGGGTGGAAAAGATCATCCAAGATGCTTGGGATGTTCCAATTCGATTTTCAAGAAAAGATTGCAATTTTAGAGATAGACTTAAAAATGTCAAGAGTGCTTTGAAAGTATGGAGTGCGAGTACGTTCAGTAGTCTTGATTGTGAGATAAATGAACTTAAAAGGAAGGCTATGGAGTGGGAATTAAAAGCAGAATCTTCACCTCTTAGTGATCGGGATCGTGGGGAATGGTTAGATTGTAGGAGAAAATGGATCGAAAAAGAAAATATCAAAGCAAATGTGTTGAAGCAAAAGGCGCGAATTCGTTGGATTCTAGAGGGGATGAAAACTCTAAATTCTTTCACTCTACCATTCGAAGAAAGTATAGTAAGTCAAATTTAA
- the LOC139848606 gene encoding uncharacterized protein translates to MRNSLVPKKVEVFVWRAKRRRLPVLTELDKRGIDLHSVRCPICDNDIETVDHSLIFCKDTLDIWNKVYKWWGFNGVTNLSISEIFCGNSPHQLSTLGAKIWQAVEWSCGYLIWKNRNQKVFCNKSWNPPVALNEIQVKNYNWIAKRCKSKKIEWHTWLHNPLSFIA, encoded by the coding sequence ATGCGAAATTCCTTAGTTCCAAAGAAAGTTGAGGTGTTTGTGTGGAGGGCTAAACGGAGAAGGTTACCCGTCTTGACGGAACTCGACAAACGCGGGATCGACCTCCACTCGGTTAGATGCCCAATTTGCGATAATGATATCGAGACGGTTGACCATTCCCTTATCTTTTGTAAAGACACCTTGGATATTTGGAACAAAGTCTACAAATGGTGGGGTTTTAATGGTGTTACAAATCTCAGCATTAGCGAAATTTTTTGTGGCAACTCTCCTCATCAGTTATCGACATTGGGTGCGAAGATTTGGCAAGCGGTTGAGTGGTCGTGCGGTTACCTCATTTGGAAGAATCGTAATCAAAAAGTGTTTTGTAATAAAAGTTGGAACCCGCCGGTTGCTCTAAACGAGATACAAGTAAAAAACTATAATTGGATTGCGAAGCGATGCAAGTCTAAGAAGATCGAATGGCATACTTGGTTGCACAATCCACTAAGTTTTATTGCATAA